A genomic region of Cryptococcus gattii WM276 chromosome F, complete sequence contains the following coding sequences:
- a CDS encoding uncharacterized protein (Similar to TIGR gene model, INSD accession AAW44221.1) codes for MPTNPLEAEAYELPQLSQAAISSAKSYLGDIVADEESVKLLNTEGQPKRDDESELVDDPALYMRRTQDEEVIGRGSKVEELIARTVPSHDDPTLPTLTLRVIFLGCSFCILGACASQIFYFKSNAPSFSSYFVILATYPLGHLLANERLVPRGKKIFGWEINPGRFSIKEAILVSVLSSSGASSAYAADILAIMDLYFDTPLSPLPSIFLLLTTQCIGFGLAGMLQNLLVNPPAMYWPSTLVTVQLFTTLYSTTSSSLSFTQQQLTRARLRVFLLIFLAIFLYQFLPFLFFPTLTSVSLLCLVNNRSWWMRTLGSAYQGLGMMDFSFDWSSIGSSGPLYTPYWALGNYFGGLVGMMWIVLPLLLVLNFWDARSFPSPVSAGLFNATFQKFDVTSILKPDLSLDEAAWEEKKPLLLTPYFALSYGLSFAALSSVLVHVWLWHRDEIRQVGKLMRSYLPVPSLWYLGLLAVNFGAAVILVKTTPLQMPIWALVLAMVIATIFLAPVGIIAAVSNTQIGLNVLTEFVAGILMPGKPIGNVTFKCYGYMAMSQALALTADLKLGWYTSIPPREMFTCQIIGTVLGALTNYATLVSVMAAKRPYLNGSLTDPTGQWTGRAPSIFYSASIIWGAVAPTRFFSGGYEVLYLGFIVGALVPVGFWLAHKKWPGYKLNKVVFPIVCSGATVVPQYPSNIILTSLLTAVLVNSWFAKRHPKLHSQYVYVASSALDAGTSITALAIYVLFGGVFWSWNGWEWWGNSAVDSEHCLPGS; via the exons ATGCCCACCAACCCCTTGGAAGCCGAGGCTTACGAGCTCCCACAGCTATCCCAAGCTGCTATCTCATCTGCGAAATCATATTTGGGAGACATTGTAGCGGATGAAGAGAGCGTCAAATTGCTGAATACTGAAGGACAGCCCAAACGAGATGACGAGAGCGAACTGGTAGATGACCCTGCGCTGTACATGCGGCGAACGCAAGATGAGGAAGTGATCGGGAGAGGTAGCAAGGTCGAGGAACTGATTGCCAGG ACCGTTCCATCACATGATGACCCAACTCTTCCAACTCTCACCTTGCGCGTAATCTTCCTTGGCTGCTCATTTTGTATATTGGGAGCTTGTGCTTCCCAAATATTTTACTTCAAGTCGAACGCGCCTTCATTCTCTTCGTACTTTGTAATTTTAGCTACATATCCCCTGGGTCATTTACTGGCAAACGAGAGGCTTGTGCcgagaggaaagaagatatTCGGATGGGAGATAAATCCGGGAAGATTTAGCATCAAAGAGGCCATTCTGGTCAG CGTGCTCTCCTCCTCTGGTGCTTCTTCAGCCTACGCTGCCGATATTTTGGCTATCATGGATCTGTATTTTGACACTCCGCTGTCGCCATTACCCTCCATTTTTCTACTTTTGACAACCCAGTGCATAGGGTTTGGCCTCGCTG GGATGTTACAAAACTTACTGGTCAACCCACCTGCAATGTACTGGCCCTCAACCCTCGTTACTGTCCAGCTCTTCACCACCCTATATTCTACAACATCATCAAGTCTATCATTCACCCAGCAACAACTTACTCGTGCGAGACTTCGAGTCTTTCTACTTATCTTCCTCGCCATATTTCTCTATCAATTCCTCCCTTTCTTATTCTTCCCGACACTGACCAGTGTATCACTGCTATGTCTCGTCAACAACCGTTCGTGGTGGATGCGGACGCTGGGCAGTGCTTATCAGGGACTGGGAATGATGGATTTTAGTTTTGACTGGAGTAGTATTGGCTCGTCTGGGCCATTATATACCCCCTACTGGGCTCTTGGGAACTATTTCGGAGGTTTGGTTGGAATGATGTGGATT GTATTACCTTTGCTTTTGGTGCTCAACTTCTGGGATGCTAGAAGTTTTCCCTCTCCAGTGTCAGCTGGACTTTTTAACGCGACGTTCCAGAAATTTGATGTAACCTCAATCCTCAAACCCGATTTGTCGCTGGACGAAGCTGCAtgggaggaaaagaaaccTTTACTTCTCACCCCCTATTT TGCCTTGAGTTACGGATTATCTTTTGCCGCCCTGTCGAGTGTTTTGGTGCATGTCTGGCTCTGGCACAGAGATGAGATCAGGCAAG TAGG TAAACTTATGCGATCATACCTACCAGTGCCTTCATTGTGGTATTTGGGGCTTTTGGCCGTTAATTTTGGGGCCGCAG TCATTCTGGTCAAAACCACTCCATTGCAGATGCCAATATGGGCCCTGGTGTTGGCAATGGTCATCGCCACT ATCTTTCTGGCTCC TGTCGGTATCATAGCGGCTGTCAGCAATACACAAATAGGACTT AATGTCTTGACTGAATT CGTGGCCGGTATTCTCATGCCGGGTAAGCCAATAGGCAA TGTCACATTCAAATGTTATGGAT ATATGGCCATGTCACAAGCCCTTGCTCTCACTGCTGACTTAAAGCTGGGGTGGTATACGTCCATTCCCCCTCGAGAAATGTTCACATGTCAAATCATTGGAACTGTTCTGGGAGCTCTCACGAATT ATGCCACTCTTGTATCCGTCATGGCTGCAAAGAGACCATACCTAAACGGCTCCCTGACTGATCCTACCGGGCAATGGACTGGACGCGCCCCTAGTATATTTTACTCTGCCAGTATTATCTGGGGAGCCGTTGCCCCTACCCGCTTCTTCAGCGGTGGGTATGAAGTCCTCTATCTCGGTTTTATAGTGGGAGCACTTGTGCCTGTTGGTTTTTGGTTGGCGCATAAGAAATGGCCCGGGTACAAGTTAAATAAGGTGGTATTCCCTATCGTTTGTAGCGGTGCGACTGTGGTCCCTCAGTA TCCGAGCAACATCATCCTCACTTCTCTCTTAACCGCGGTTTTGGTAAATTCTTGGTTTGCGAAGCGCCATCCCAAGTTGCACAGCCAGTACGTATATGTAGCTTCATCAGCTCTGGACGCTGGGACGTCAATAACAGCGCTGGCGATTTATGTACTCTTCGGAGGTGTGTTTTGGAGCTGGAACGGGTGGGAATGGTGGGGTAACTCGGCAGTGGATTCTGAGCACTGCCTCCCTGGGAGCTGA
- a CDS encoding uncharacterized protein (Similar to TIGR gene model, INSD accession AAW44008.1), which translates to MSNQVSDQEIEREIQTLRNLRRRSVTSAGPGALPLDPDLPPPSPNSRASFEAGPQYTSNDDITLSTPDGLDGDGLFWVPAHLHPELAPGEFRAFLKSHTSPDPTHADASDAGDAPGMSRSPSWMSRNPSRRGSEGLGRKRSMLSRQYQPSAGDNVEEERPPLPTPRPLNIYGGRSGEKGLTLEDLQKLEQLVDEAGEDDDPENMRNLLRRSLSMNVAPGFLHDDVPQGDNADAPLVAPRPGSILRRSARTKIRKAGLSGDGGGHRFAATRKGRMTAAPQREIPGLEDDDYASAPESPHRQGSDDTSVESEDKFHDAQENHEGKTSHIEVRRDSDTSTDEAHIFDAYVREPSSSVSSSSHDHSTSPSPEPSPPGRKLSLPPVPQPGETTDWFTSEYDRTPTQESLSDPLASMPRAAEEKAFAAGVDGLSINTSFAEQDHTTSQARYAQLPVEQDLPPGMAPPARRMSLPPAPPPAPAQLASPVNLETPQLARTETNVSTSSVSTSGATTTKEKKGKFFSKKKDDKEKKGKKDKDRFLGSLFGGKKKNEESNSVSNFSSAGPAAAAALLGTSKSAKSVGAPPSPSPTSSSFQNYARYPIHVERAVYRLSHIKLANARRPLYEQVLISNLMFWYLGILGRNVTEEKKANVDEKKEEVKPVIKGTPPKPADTGSAAKPGTVDQEVRNQMINQQMGGIMRGPPPQHAQSQPSQGPGGSYSQIHPSPQQSQRPVASSGPARALSPPSPGVNGPRSPEGGYHRDIPSAARGVPQSSFGPPPPPGGPSGQVMGEDRRDMRQRTLSNPNLPHPGPTPPPGGASPRRVVTEGRMPAEGAPRPPYPQHSGPQPGQLFQYPAGAAAPSFARPASPGPQPGQVFNHPRLPQSRPPQPGQIFQHPQHRPHPQARPPPSQYGQRPLPPPGQAQGWEPPQRLPPGASPPQWAGARPPTQQGTPGFDPRRGYTPQSQGQPQGYYGGAGPASAPGQPMGRPVAVQQGQGYFPAGEYGHHR; encoded by the exons ATGTCAAACCAAGTATCTGATCAAGAGATAGAAAGAGAAATCCAAACTCTCAG AAACCTACGTCGACGATCGGTCACTTCTGCCGGCCCCGGCGCTCTTCCTCTGGATCCCGaccttcctcctccatctcccaACTCTCGCGCATCGTTTGAGGCTGGTCCACAATACACTTCAAATGATGATATCACGCTCTCCACCCCAGACGGTCTGGACGGAGATGGCCTCTTTTGGGTCCCTGCACATCTTCATCCGGAGCTTGCTCCGGGAGAATTTCGCGCTTTCTTAAAGTCTCATACAAGCCCTGATCCTACGCATGCTGACGCCAGCGATGCAGGAGACGCGCCAGGAATGAGCCGATCTCCCTCGTGGATGTCGCGCAACCCGTCGAGAAGAGGCTCTGAAGGATtaggaagaaaaaggtcGATGTTGAGTAGACAGTACCAGCCTTCAGCCGGAGATAatgtggaagaagagagacCGCCATTACCAACCCCGAGACCGCTGAATATATATGGAGGAAGGTCAGGAGAAAAAGGTTTGACGTTGGAAGATTTACAAAAGTTGGAGCAGTTGGTTGATGAAGCTGGAGAGGACGATGATCCGGAGAATATGCGTAActtgttgagaagaagTCTGAGTATGAACGTCGCCCCTGGAT TCTTGCACGATGACGTGCCCCAAGGAGATAATGCAGACGCGCCTCTTGTTGCCCCGCGGCCTGGCTCCATTCTTCGTCGCTCGGCCCGCACCAAGATCCGCAAAGCTGGTCTTTCGGGAGACGGTGGTGGTCATCGCTTTGCTGCCACGCGCAAAGGACGCATGACTGCTGCTCCTCAACGAGAAATTCCTGGGTTGGAAGACGATGATTATGCGTCAGCTCCAGAGTCTCCACATCGACAAGGGAGCGACGACACGAGTGTGGAGAGTGAGGATAAGTTTCATGACGCGCAAGAAAACCATGAGGGCAAAACTTCTCACATCGAAGTCCGACGAGACTCTGATACGTCAACAGATGAGGCACATATTTTTGATGCTTATGTGCGCGAACCATCGTCTTCAGTATCGTCATCGTCGCATGATCACTCAACGTCTCCTAGTCCGGAGCCATCACCACCCGGTCGAAAGCTGTCTTTGCCTCCTGTACCGCAGCCTGGGGAGACTACAGATTGGTTCACATCAGAATATGATCGTACGCCCACACAGGAATCTCTTTCCGATCCTCTTGCTAGTATGCCTCGCGCTGCAGAGGAGAAGGCTTTCGCCGCTGGTGTAGATGGGTTGTCGATCAACACCAGCTTTGCCGAGCAAGATCACACTACTTCTCAAGCCCGTTACGCGCAACTTCCTGTCGAGCAAGATCTTCCCCCAGGAATGGCCCCTCCCGCACGACGTATGAGTCTTCCGCCTGCGCCCCCTCCTGCGCCTGCCCAACTTGCGTCTCCTGTAAATTTGGAGACGCCACAGCTGGCTAGGACCGAAACCAATGTTTCTACTTCAAGCGTGAGCACGTCTGGCGCAACGACCacaaaagaaaagaagggCAAGTTTTTCtcaaaaaagaaggatgacaaggagaagaagggtaaAAAGGATAAGGACAGGTTTTTGGGGTCACTATTCggtgggaagaagaagaatgaggAGTCAAATTCGGTATCAAACTTCTCATCCGCCGGGCCTGCAGCTGCAGCCGCATTGCTTGGCACTTCCAAATCGGCCAAATCAGTTGGagctcctccttctccgTCACCTACCTCTTCCAGTTTCCAGAATTATGCTCGTTATCCCATCCATGTCGAGCGTGCCGTCTACAGGTTGAGTCATATCAAATTGGCCAACGCGCGAAGACCGTTATATGAGCAGGTACTGATATCGAACCTTATGTTCTGGTACCTAGGCATTCTGGGAAGGAATGTGACGGAGGAGAAAAAAGCAAATGttgatgagaagaaggaagaagtgAAACCTGTGATTAAAGGTACCCCGCCCAAGCCCGCCGACACCGGTTCTGCTGCCAAGCCCGGGACA GTAGATCAAGAAGTAAGAAACCAGATGATAAACCAGCAAATGGGGGGGATAATGCGTGGGCCGCCTCCTCAACATGCCCAATCCCAGCCTTCGCAAGGTCCTGGGGGAAGTTACTCTCAGATACATCCATCTCCGCAACAGTCGCAGAGGCCGGTGGCATCCAGTGGGCCTGCAAGAGCGTTGTCACCCCCTAGCCCCGGTGTGAATGGCCCAAGGTCGCCTGAAGGTGGATATCACCGGGATATTCCGAGTGCGGCGCGAGGGGTTCCTCAGTCGTCTTTTGGGCCTCCCCCACCACCTGGCGGTCCTAGCGGTCAGGTCATGGGAGAAGATCGTAGGGATATGAGACAGCGTACCCTTTCCAACCCTAATCTGCCGCACCCTGGGCCTACACCACCTCCTGGGGGCGCTTCACCTCGCCGAGTTGTCACTGAAGGTCGTATGCCCGCTGAAGGTGCGCCTCGTCCCCCTTACCCCCAACACTCAGGTCCCCAGCCAGGTCAACTTTTCCAGTACCCTGCTGGAGCAGCTGCACCTTCTTTCGCTCGTCCTGCATCACCGGGTCCTCAGCCAGGGCAGGTCTTTAAccatcctcgtcttcctcaGAGTAGGCCTCCTCAACCGGGCCAGATCTTTCAACACCCACAACATCGTCCCCATCCGCAAGCACGTCCTCCGCCCTCTCAGTATGGGCAGcgtcctcttccacctccaGGACAAGCACAAGGTTGGGAACCTCCTCAACGGTTGCCTCCTGGTGCCTCTCCCCCTCAATGGGCAGGTGCTAGACCACCTACCCAACAAGGAACGCCAGGATTCGATCCCCGCCGAGGGTATACCCCACAGAGTCAGGGACAGCCGCAGGGATACTATGGGGGTGCAGGACCGGCATCAGCCCCGGGGCAGCCCATGGGCAGACCAGTGGCAGTCCAGCAGGGGCAAGGGTATTTCCCTGCTGGAGAGTATGGTCATCACCGATGA
- a CDS encoding proteasome subunit alpha type 4, putative (Similar to TIGR gene model, INSD accession AAW44007.1), producing MARRYDSRTTIFSPEGRLYQVEYAMEAISHAGTVLAVLCKEGIAMAAEKKVTGKLLDLSLTPGAGVGGEGTEAWMGGGGEKIFLLNNNILAGLAGITSDANSLVNFARNSAQRHLFSYDEDIPVEMLVQRLCDMKQGYTQFGGLRPFGVALLYVGWDPLYGFQLYQSDPSGNYSGWKATCIGANHSSATSLLKQDYNEDLSLEDAKSLCLKVMSKTMDSTKLSSEKLEFATMTLHPETKQPLAKIYRASELDELLQKLELGGTNEDVAEGSGGGGGGESHVAIST from the exons ATG GCTCGACGTTACGACA GCAGAACGACCATCTTCTCCCCTGAAG GAAGACTCTACCAGG TGGAATATGCAATGGAAGCCATCTCTCATGCTGGTACTGTCCTTGCTGTGCTTTGCAAGGAGGGAATTGCTATGGCGGCTGAGAAG AAAGTAACTGGCAAGCTTCTCGACCTGTCCCTTACTCCCGGTGCTGGCGTGGGTGGAGAAGGTACTGAAGCATGGATGGGCGGTGGAGGTGAAAAGATCTTCTTGCTCAACAA CAACATTCTTGCCGGTCTCGCCGGTATCACCTCTGATGCCAACTCTCTTGTCAATTTTGCCCGGAATAGCGCCCAGAGGCATTTGTTCTCATACGATGAAGACATCCCAGTAGAAATGCTTGTTCAGAGACTGTGTGATATGAAGCAGGGTTATACTCAATTTGGAG GTCTTCGACCGTTCGGTGTCGCTCTTCTCTATGTTGGATGGGATCCTCTGTACGGCTTCCAGCTCTATCAATCAGATCCTTCGGGCAACTATTCTGGATGGAAAGCGACTTGCATCGGTGCCAATCATTCTTCGGCGACGAGTTTGCTCAAGCAAGATTACAATGAGGATTTGTCTTTAGAGGATGCCAAGAGTCTTTGTCTGAAGGTGATGAGCAAGACTATGGACTCTACCAAACTTAGTAGTGAAAAGT TGGAATTCGCGACAATGACCCTTCACCCAGAGACAAAGCAGCCCTTAGCCAAAATTTACCGTGCTTCTGAACTTGATGAGCTGCTTCAAAAGCTTGAGCTGGGAGGTACAAATGAGGATGTGGCAGAAGGTTCAGGcggtggtggcggtggcGAATCTCATGTGGCCATCAGTACATAA
- a CDS encoding Hypothetical Protein (Similar to TIGR gene model, INSD accession AAW44006.1) → MSRSMMDLEEELVRLWSLVGELSEQLSNNRALVAQLKARAENVKGQAVHVGTGFPLRRFNLDISNEEFHSELEAFGSHLVLENQQLQHENKQLNALLKEYEQTLETVMNKFRGVAHSSQQHDLSLHSYYTSLLQTLQTAHSSAQLHDSTSLSLLLNRLSTLLRSALRSMQGEEPDAEIDMAAILPALEQAEQSYLSSNNLVSESGPSGTNNVDNEDFGGHSPTSQPTGLQSKKTIPRAPAKPTRFPGFLPGSSGGYAGTEGQADWALEREMEILRLEDENRALREMLGIAEEGKILRGGEGDGKKAKVEEEEDSQRRKSSLTMEELEADAALEAERSSMIASGLYEADHGAEEELEEATKRPLLAGSMLGFQTDGPPPEQAIVDELDGEGEGVPVPMQ, encoded by the exons ATGTCCAGGTCAATGATGGACCTCGAAGAAGAGCTCGTAAGATTATGGTCACTCGTAGGCGAGCTTTCAG AACAACTCTCCAATAATAGGGCATTAGTCGCCCAACTCAAGGCGAGAGCAGAGAATGTTAAAGGTCAGGCCGTTCATGTTGGTACAGGGTTTCCTTTACGGAGGTTCAACCTGGATATATCAAACG AGGAATTCCACAGCGAACTTGAGGCGTTTGGGTCTCATCTTGTCCTGGAAAATCAGCAGCTACAACATGAGAATAAGCAACTTAATGCTTTACTGAAAGAATATGAGCAGACGCTGGAGACTGTGATGAACAAGTTCCGTGGTGTAGCT CACTCTTCGCAACAACATGATCTTTCCCTCCATTCATATTATACCTCTCTTCTACAAACTCTTCAAACTGCGCACTCCTCGGCTCAATTGCACGACTCTacctctctttccctccttctGAACCGTCTTTCAACCCTTCTTCGTTCAGCGCTGCGCTCAATGCAAGGCGAAGAACCCGACGCGGAGATCGACATGGCCGCTATCCTTCCTGCCCTTGAGCAAGCCGAGCAGTCTTATTTAAGCTCCAATAATCTTGTTTCCGAAAGTGGACCATCAGGTACCAACAATGTTGATAATGAAGACTTCGGGGGTCATTCACCAACCTCCCAACCGACTGGTCTTCAGTCCAAAAAAACTATTCCCCGTGCACCTGCTAAACCAACACGCTTCCCTGGTTTCCTTCCTGGTTCCTCCGGAGGCTATGCTGGCACAGAAGGTCAGGCTGATTGGGCTTTAGAAAGGGAAATGGAGATTTTGCGACTTGAAGATGAAAACCGGGCTTTGCGAGAGATGCTGGGGATTGCCGAGGAAGGAAAAATACTTCGAGGCGGCGAAGGGGATGGCAAAAAGGCCAAGGtagaagaggaagaagacagTCAGAGACGGAAAAGTTCACTGACGATGGAGGAGTTGGAGGCTGATGCTGCATTAGAGGCGGAGAGATCGTCGATGATCGCCTCAGGTCTTTATGAGGCCGATCACGGTGCAGAGGAGGAGTTGGAAGAGGCAACAAAGAGACCGTTGCTGGCGGGTAGTATGTTGGGATTCCAGACAGATGGTCCCCCGCCTGAGCAGGCCATTGTCGATGAGCTGGAtggtgaaggtgaaggGGTACCTGTACCAATGCAATAG
- a CDS encoding Ploidy maintenance protein, putative (Similar to TIGR gene model, INSD accession AAW44005.1), whose translation MSGFLNSIGRLRAPKRSPTNTPTQQGFFEPLPSPGVENTSPLYQPPSPGPRPLYLCQPFVKAALVKGSFKTIVAPPKYVDINEWVAINLFDFYHNLNQFYGVLTEFCTMQNCPTMSGGKTLNFLWPDHNQRLVSLAAPTYIDFVMSWLQKLLEDENVFPTKSGKPFDHSFAYTAKHIYKHLFRIFAHLYHAHFEQVLHLSIEAHFNSLFAHFLAFGKEFDLLVMKDLMTTQGMGQGVAELSEKWRQMGILES comes from the exons ATGTCAGGCTTTCTCAATTCCATCGG TCGTCTCCGTGCCCCTAAACGATCACCCACCAACACCCCCACTCAGCAGGGCTTCTTCGAACCTCTCCCTTCACCGGGTGTCGAGAACACCAGCCCCTTATATCAGCCTCCATCTCCCGGGCCCAGGCCCCTCTACCTCTGCCAACCATTTGTGAAGGCTGCGCTCGTTAAGGGTAGTTTCAAGACTATTGTTGCGCCGCCCAAGTATGTCGACATCAACGAATGGGTGGCCATCAACT TGTTTGATTTCTATCATAACCTCAATCAATTCTACGGCGTTTTGACAGAGTTTTGCACTATGCAAAACTGCCCTACGATGTCTGGCGGTAAGAC TCTCAACTTTCTTTGGCCAGATCACAACCAAAGGCTTGTCTCTCTTGCGGCACCAACGTACATTGATTTCGTAATGAGTTGGTTACAAAAGCttttggaagatgaaaatGTCTTCCCTACTAAGTCTG GGAAACCGTTTGACCATTCATTCGCATACACGGCGAAGCATATCTATAAGCACCTTTTCCGTATCTTTGCCCATCTTTACCATGCCCATTTCGAGCAAGTCCTTCATCTCTCTATCGAAGCGCACTTCAATTCTCTCTTCGCCCACTTCCTTGCGTTTGGAAAAGAATTTGATCTTCTGGTAATGAAGGACCTGATGACCACCCAGGGTATGGGACAAGGCGTTGCCGAGTTGAGTGAGAAGTGGAGGCAGATGGGCATTTTGGAGTCATAA
- a CDS encoding nuclear mRNA splicing, via spliceosome-related protein, putative (Similar to TIGR gene model, INSD accession AAW44335.1), whose translation MSVAKVAPSKGPSDEKAPSILSYPTKLLQTLDAHQAPVNVVKYNNGAKYLLSGSADRTIRLWNPALGKEIKCYRGHAQEVLALDIAQDNAKFASSGGDKAVFVWDVASGAVTRRLQGHFGKINAVCFSQDAQVLASAGFDAKLMLWDMRASSRDPIQTLKEATSTITSLILPTSPQIITGSSDGYIRTYDLRFGLLTDDLVGRPITSLKLSPTAPEESVLVGTNDGKVRVFDRKDGGCLQMFQGHKVGERTGRWGMDWGYGDGLALAGDEEGKLWAWNVLDAKPLDKDPKPIHKRTITSIITHPKGKEMITASNDGTIKVWSR comes from the exons ATGAGCGTCGCAAAAGTAGCTCCCTCTAAAGGCCCATCAGACGAAAAAGCCCCGAGCATCCTGTCTTATCCTACAAAGCTACTTCAGAC CCTCGACGCTCACCAAGCCCCTGTTAACGTCGTAAAATACAATAATGGAGCAAAGTATCTCTTGTCTGGGTCAGCAGACCGGACAATTCGCCTGTGGAATCCTGCATTAGGCAAGGAAATCAAGTGTTATCGAGGACACGCCCAGGAAGTCCTCGCATTGGACAT TGCCCAGGATAACGCAAAGTTTGCATCTTCTGGAGGAGACAAGGCAGTTTTCGTGTGGGACGTCGCTTCAGGGGCCGTAACTCGTCGACTGCAAGGTCACTTTGGAAAAATCAACGCTGTGTGTTTCAGTCAAGATGCCCAAGTGCTGGCAAGTG CTGGATTTGACGCCAAATTAATGCTCTGGGACATGCGTGCATCTTCACGCGACCCAATCCAAACACTCAAGGAAGCCACATCCACCATCACTTCTCTCATACTGCCCACGTCACCCCAGATAATAACTGGCTCGTCTGATGGGTATATTCGTACTTACGATCTGCGATTTGGTTTACTCACGGACGACCTTGTTGGACGGCCAATCACGTCCTTAAAGCTATCTCCTACAGCTCCAGAGGAGAGTGTTCTGGTCGGAACGAATGATGGAAAGGTTAGGGTCTTTGATAGAAAAGATGGGGGCTGTCTGCAGATGTTCCAGGGACATAAGGTCGGAGAACGAACTGGAAGATGGGGGATGGATTGGGGATATGGCGACGGACTCGCTCTGGCAGGTGACGAAGAAGGCAAGTTATGGGCGTGGAACGTCCTCGAT GCAAAACCACTTGACAAGGACCCAAAGCCGATACACAAACGGACAATCACGTCGATTATCACTCATCCCAAGGGTAAAGAAATGATCACCGCGTCCAATGATGGGACGATCAAAGTGTGGTCTCGTTGA